The following proteins are encoded in a genomic region of Catharus ustulatus isolate bCatUst1 chromosome 4, bCatUst1.pri.v2, whole genome shotgun sequence:
- the DNAJB9 gene encoding dnaJ homolog subfamily B member 9 gives MATTQSVFTFALCILMITELILATESYYDILGVPKNASDRQIKKAFHKLAMKYHPDKNKSPGAEAKFREIAEAYETLSDENKRREYDQLGRHGGKGSNGNPFHQSFNFNFDDLFKDFDLFSQNSRSKKHFENHFRSHREAHNRQRRSFQEFSFGGGLFDDVFENMEKMFSFSDFENAHRHAVRTDARFHGSSKHCRTVTQRRGNMVTTYTDCSGQ, from the exons ATGGCCACTACACAATCTGTCTTCACATTTGCTCTCTGCATTTTAATGATAACTGAATTAATACTGGCTACAGAGAGCTATTATGATATCTTAGGAGTTCCAAAAAATGCATCTGACCGCCAGATTAAGAAGGCATTTCACAAGCTGGCTATGAAATACCACCCAGACAAAAATAAGAGTCCCGGAGCAGAAGCAAAATTTAGAGAAATTGCTGAAG CATATGAAACATTGTCAGATGAGAATAAACGAAGAGAATATGATCAACTTGGCCGTCatggaggaaaaggaagtaATGGAAACCCGTTCCATCAGTCATTTAACTTCAACTTTGACGATCTGTTCAAAGACTTTGACCTATTTAGTCAAAACTCACGGTCAaaaaagcactttgaaaatCACTTCCGGAGTCATCGGGAGGCTCATAATCGGCAAAGACGTTCTTTCCAGGAGTTTTCGTTTGGAGGTGGACTGTTTGATGATGTGtttgaaaatatggaaaagatGTTTTCGTTCAGTGACTTTGAAAATGCACACAGACACGCCGTGCGAACTGATGCCAGGTTTCATGGATCCAGCAAGCACTGCAGGACTGTCACTCAGAGACGAGGAAACATGGTTACCACATACACTGACTGTTCTGGACAAtaa